In a genomic window of Thiosocius teredinicola:
- a CDS encoding NHL repeat-containing protein has translation MNLRSRKLALLFASFLTTLTCGAAASDGDDVGTLEWIVGIPWGDGNVDGVGESARFAGPLRLAPSNDGGLLIADEYADTLRKVDPDLRVTTLAGQAGVGAYRDGPADRALFSSPMGMAQSANGTIYVADRYNDAIRSISPDGTVSLLAGKPGEDGDSDGRGTQARFRWPVDVALDGEGRIWVADHYNEAVRIVSPNGYVTTWPVRDSQAPQIGGNSAAVTDTRFPGIDFIASAPDGTMVVAGEWGISRIDGDTATRVVTSMSAEKKQEIISMYGDIPSEQLPAWAAAELALARSEGASIQSIGGLAVKADGTLLVADKTQGLVFEVSPDGTAKVAAGRSTDEPHAGVEGKADVALLNQPGSIAVDSAGNVFVANQEESVQQILPDGEVRNVLGFAPGYRVRDLDASHVLHGSCDVAIQNKQGETFVVQRLDNTIVQFDANGNRLRQFGQDTASIRAPESETYVDGGANVARFHYPQDIEFGRAGEVFVADQNGIRRIAPDGEVSTLIGNAGTPDRRDGDFERASFFRPYRLAFDGRNTLYVLDNSPYIGGGPVGEVVRKLDLDTHEISTVIDANSIQDAYLTLPPEKQTFFRSELKDIGSGPDGSLYVLGEHGDLYVWTPAQGLRIARFPGSLMPADTDEAETILDAKGKPVENHLVRSAAISGRTEHLAVDAFGNAYVTDASANVVLRIDADNNVDIIVGTLGVSGNTEGPLPGSLENPEGLSITPQGDLLITVLHSGVIRVRQPHKLSGVRIGTAEHTVR, from the coding sequence ATGAATCTTCGTTCGCGCAAACTCGCGCTGCTCTTCGCTTCCTTTCTGACAACTCTTACATGCGGTGCTGCGGCATCCGACGGCGACGACGTCGGAACGCTCGAATGGATCGTCGGCATACCCTGGGGAGACGGCAACGTGGACGGGGTCGGCGAATCGGCGCGCTTCGCCGGTCCTTTGCGACTTGCACCGAGCAATGACGGCGGCCTGCTGATTGCCGACGAATATGCAGACACGCTGCGCAAAGTCGATCCAGATCTGCGCGTGACCACGCTCGCCGGACAAGCAGGAGTCGGCGCCTACCGCGACGGTCCGGCCGACCGGGCCCTGTTTTCATCTCCCATGGGCATGGCACAGTCAGCAAACGGCACGATCTATGTGGCCGATCGATATAACGACGCGATTCGCAGCATCTCGCCTGACGGCACCGTCAGCCTGCTTGCCGGCAAACCGGGAGAAGACGGCGACAGCGATGGCCGCGGTACCCAGGCCCGTTTCAGATGGCCGGTGGATGTCGCACTCGACGGCGAAGGCCGCATCTGGGTGGCAGACCACTACAACGAGGCCGTGCGCATCGTGTCGCCGAATGGTTACGTAACGACCTGGCCGGTGCGCGATTCACAGGCGCCGCAGATCGGCGGGAACAGCGCGGCAGTGACCGACACGCGTTTTCCGGGTATCGACTTCATCGCCTCTGCGCCGGACGGCACCATGGTCGTTGCCGGCGAATGGGGCATCTCACGTATCGATGGAGACACCGCAACCCGGGTGGTGACGTCGATGTCCGCCGAGAAAAAACAGGAAATCATCTCGATGTACGGTGATATTCCGAGCGAACAGTTACCCGCGTGGGCTGCGGCCGAACTCGCCTTGGCACGCAGCGAGGGGGCGTCCATCCAGTCGATCGGCGGGCTGGCCGTCAAAGCGGACGGCACGCTGCTCGTTGCAGACAAGACGCAAGGCCTGGTCTTCGAGGTATCGCCCGACGGTACAGCCAAGGTCGCCGCCGGCCGTTCGACCGACGAACCGCACGCCGGCGTCGAAGGCAAGGCCGACGTCGCACTGCTCAACCAGCCCGGCAGCATCGCCGTCGACAGCGCCGGCAACGTGTTCGTCGCCAACCAGGAAGAGAGCGTGCAACAGATACTGCCCGACGGCGAGGTACGCAACGTGCTCGGTTTTGCCCCCGGCTATCGGGTTCGCGACTTGGACGCCAGCCACGTGCTGCACGGCAGCTGCGACGTGGCGATCCAGAACAAGCAGGGCGAAACCTTCGTCGTGCAACGCCTCGACAACACCATCGTGCAATTCGACGCGAACGGGAACCGCCTGCGCCAATTCGGCCAAGACACCGCCAGCATTCGTGCGCCGGAAAGTGAAACCTACGTGGACGGCGGCGCGAATGTGGCCCGCTTCCACTACCCGCAAGACATCGAGTTCGGCCGTGCAGGTGAGGTGTTCGTTGCCGATCAAAACGGCATTCGTCGCATCGCACCGGATGGCGAAGTCTCGACGTTGATCGGCAACGCCGGCACACCCGATCGGCGTGATGGCGATTTTGAAAGGGCGAGCTTCTTCCGCCCTTATCGCCTGGCTTTCGATGGCCGCAACACGCTCTATGTTCTGGATAACAGCCCCTACATCGGCGGTGGTCCGGTCGGCGAGGTCGTACGCAAGCTCGACCTCGACACCCACGAGATCAGCACCGTCATCGATGCCAACAGCATCCAAGACGCCTACCTGACATTGCCACCGGAAAAACAAACCTTCTTCCGCAGTGAACTCAAAGACATCGGCAGCGGACCGGATGGCTCGCTGTACGTGCTCGGCGAGCACGGCGATCTGTACGTGTGGACGCCGGCGCAAGGTCTGCGCATCGCCCGCTTCCCCGGCAGCCTGATGCCCGCCGATACCGACGAAGCCGAAACCATCCTGGATGCCAAAGGCAAACCCGTCGAGAACCATCTCGTACGCAGTGCGGCGATTTCGGGGCGGACTGAACACCTGGCGGTCGATGCGTTCGGCAATGCCTATGTCACCGACGCGTCGGCCAATGTCGTACTGCGTATCGACGCCGACAACAACGTGGACATCATCGTGGGTACCCTTGGCGTAAGCGGCAACACAGAAGGCCCGCTGCCCGGCAGCCTGGAAAACCCGGAGGGCCTGTCGATCACGCCGCAAGGCGATCTGCTGATCACCGTGCTGCATTCCGGCGTGATCCGCGTGCGCCAGCCGCACAAGCTCAGCGGTGTTCGAATCGGCACCGCTGAACATACCGTTCGCTAA